In one window of Methanolobus mangrovi DNA:
- a CDS encoding RNase J family beta-CASP ribonuclease: MTEIGIIAVGGYNEMGRNMTAIRINDDIIIVDMGLRLDRVQIHEDVEIDKMHSLELIEMGAIPDDTIMKEVNGNVRAIVCTHGHLDHIGAISKLAHRYTAPIIGTPYTTTLIKHQIESERKFGVKNNIVSMNAGGTMEITKDISIEFVNTQHSIIDTIFLVIHTVSGAIVYACDFKLDRTPTLGEAPDFNRLKQLGEEGVIALITESTNSGRNGKAPSEMIAHSMLRDVLLETEESDVGMIVTTFASHVARMNSIVKFAEEMGRTPVLMGRSMERYIATAHQMGYIDLPDSVEIYGNRREIDKALAKIMEGGKDKYLPVVTGHQGEPGAVLGRIANGETPFKIDKGDRVIFSANIIPNPMTQANRYALETKLKMRGARIYDNVHVSGHAYREDHWELLRMLKPEHVIPAHGTIQMHSEYIQMAEDAGYILGDTLHLLRNGEELYIDEE, from the coding sequence ATGACAGAAATAGGAATTATTGCAGTTGGCGGCTATAATGAAATGGGCCGTAATATGACTGCCATCAGAATCAATGATGACATAATCATCGTTGATATGGGCCTCCGTCTGGATAGAGTTCAGATACATGAGGACGTAGAGATCGACAAAATGCATTCACTTGAACTCATTGAGATGGGAGCGATTCCCGATGACACAATTATGAAAGAGGTGAATGGAAATGTGCGTGCAATTGTCTGTACACACGGCCACCTTGACCACATTGGCGCAATATCAAAGCTTGCACACAGATACACAGCCCCCATTATAGGAACTCCTTATACAACAACCCTCATTAAACATCAAATTGAGTCTGAGAGAAAATTCGGAGTAAAGAACAACATCGTATCAATGAATGCTGGCGGAACAATGGAAATCACAAAGGACATTTCCATCGAATTCGTCAATACCCAGCACAGTATAATTGATACTATATTCCTTGTGATCCATACCGTAAGTGGTGCCATTGTATATGCATGTGACTTTAAGCTTGACAGGACACCTACCCTCGGGGAAGCACCTGACTTTAACAGGCTTAAGCAGCTTGGTGAGGAAGGAGTCATTGCACTTATCACAGAGAGCACAAACTCAGGACGTAACGGAAAAGCTCCGTCTGAAATGATAGCACACTCTATGCTAAGGGATGTACTACTTGAAACAGAAGAGTCAGATGTAGGCATGATCGTAACAACCTTTGCATCACACGTAGCCCGCATGAACTCCATTGTTAAATTTGCAGAAGAAATGGGAAGGACTCCCGTTCTTATGGGAAGATCAATGGAGAGATACATTGCAACTGCTCACCAGATGGGATACATAGACCTTCCGGATTCAGTAGAAATCTACGGAAACAGAAGAGAGATAGACAAAGCTCTGGCTAAGATCATGGAAGGCGGCAAGGACAAGTACCTGCCAGTTGTCACAGGTCACCAGGGAGAACCCGGTGCAGTTCTTGGAAGAATTGCAAACGGAGAGACACCTTTTAAAATTGATAAAGGTGACAGAGTAATATTCTCTGCAAATATCATACCAAACCCGATGACACAGGCAAACCGCTATGCACTTGAGACTAAATTGAAGATGCGCGGAGCCAGAATATATGATAATGTCCATGTTTCAGGACACGCATACCGTGAGGACCACTGGGAACTTCTGAGAATGCTCAAACCTGAACATGTGATACCTGCACACGGCACCATACAGATGCACAGCGAGTACATACAGATGGCAGAAGATGCAGGATACATACTGGGAGATACTCTTCACCTCCTGAGGAATGGAGAAGAACTCTACATTGACGAAGAGTAA
- a CDS encoding potassium channel family protein, whose amino-acid sequence MIPFFLTFFIYLRSLYKMLKQPEFRSFFVLVIITLTFGTIVYHSVEGWRWLDSLYFSVITLTTIGYGDFAPVTDAGKIFTILYVFTGIGILLGFVTASGEYFRKQHIEQMSLGVPNFLWDSGNTLEEMERDILENIKDNEEEAIIL is encoded by the coding sequence ATGATTCCGTTTTTCCTGACATTTTTCATATATCTGCGTTCTCTCTACAAAATGCTCAAGCAGCCTGAATTCAGAAGTTTTTTTGTGCTTGTTATAATTACCTTGACTTTTGGAACTATTGTATATCATTCAGTAGAAGGTTGGAGATGGCTTGATTCCCTGTATTTTTCAGTAATCACCCTGACAACCATAGGTTATGGAGATTTTGCCCCGGTAACTGATGCAGGAAAGATATTCACTATTCTGTACGTTTTCACAGGAATCGGAATATTGTTAGGCTTTGTTACTGCAAGTGGTGAATATTTTAGAAAACAGCATATAGAGCAAATGTCCTTAGGTGTTCCGAATTTTCTGTGGGATTCGGGTAATACTCTGGAAGAAATGGAACGGGATATTCTGGAGAACATAAAGGATAACGAAGAGGAAGCTATTATTCTATAG
- a CDS encoding H/ACA ribonucleoprotein complex subunit GAR1 produces the protein MKRLGQILHISKQNEVVIRGDEKKFSGSMRELPRINSLVLDKSIKPIGKVSGIFGPVDQPYFTLKPDKRIIATGLEKLVNERVYVQ, from the coding sequence ATGAAAAGATTAGGTCAGATACTGCATATTTCTAAGCAGAATGAAGTCGTTATTAGAGGCGACGAAAAGAAGTTTTCCGGGTCGATGAGGGAGTTACCCAGAATTAATTCTTTAGTTCTTGATAAATCCATTAAGCCTATCGGAAAGGTTTCCGGCATATTTGGTCCAGTTGACCAGCCCTATTTTACTCTGAAACCTGATAAGAGAATTATAGCTACCGGATTGGAAAAACTTGTAAATGAGCGCGTTTACGTTCAATGA
- a CDS encoding class I SAM-dependent methyltransferase — translation MRKSCIKVLKREGEPIRRALLEMDLLDNSARICSEEDYLFLPLTEKPPESQLKELPGEFELTEKEFEEQKGQLKLEDLLDNAPHFEIVGDIALIEDDVPEPQKVADAIMKVKKNVKTVLAAMSPVQGEFRTRRFRTVAGEDRTSTIHREYGSRFYIDLERAYFTPRLATERSRILTQIKDGQTVVDMFAGVGPYSIMIARKSPDIKVIAIDKNPDAVEFLRHNVELNSTSNVEAIEGDANIEAEKFAGVADHVIMNLPHNANEFLDAAVKLCAPGAIIHYYDITHEDDLFDSSLKLIEEAAERAGRTIEVAENRVVRSYAPHQFNVCIEVRVL, via the coding sequence ATGAGAAAAAGTTGCATCAAGGTTTTGAAAAGAGAGGGCGAACCCATACGCAGAGCACTGCTGGAAATGGACCTGCTGGATAATTCCGCACGCATATGCTCCGAAGAAGATTACTTGTTCCTCCCGCTTACAGAAAAGCCACCGGAATCACAGTTAAAGGAACTGCCCGGAGAATTTGAACTTACTGAAAAGGAGTTTGAAGAACAGAAAGGACAATTAAAGCTTGAAGATCTACTGGACAACGCACCTCATTTTGAAATTGTTGGAGATATCGCACTTATAGAAGACGATGTGCCGGAACCTCAGAAGGTTGCTGATGCCATCATGAAGGTGAAGAAAAATGTAAAGACGGTTCTTGCTGCCATGAGTCCTGTGCAAGGAGAGTTTAGAACCCGCAGATTCAGAACTGTTGCGGGAGAGGACAGGACATCAACAATCCACAGAGAATATGGTTCACGCTTTTACATTGATCTTGAAAGAGCATACTTCACCCCCCGCCTTGCAACCGAACGCTCACGCATCCTTACACAGATAAAGGATGGACAGACTGTCGTAGACATGTTTGCAGGGGTTGGACCATACAGTATAATGATAGCCAGGAAAAGTCCCGACATCAAGGTTATCGCTATCGACAAGAACCCTGATGCTGTAGAGTTCTTACGCCACAACGTTGAACTCAATTCCACAAGCAATGTGGAGGCAATCGAAGGCGATGCCAACATTGAAGCTGAAAAGTTTGCAGGGGTAGCAGATCATGTGATCATGAACCTGCCCCACAATGCAAACGAGTTCCTTGACGCTGCGGTTAAACTCTGCGCACCAGGGGCAATTATTCACTATTACGATATCACACATGAAGACGATCTCTTTGACAGTTCCCTGAAACTGATTGAAGAAGCGGCAGAAAGAGCAGGCAGGACAATTGAAGTTGCTGAAAACAGAGTTGTGCGCTCATACGCCCCTCACCAGTTCAATGTCTGCATTGAAGTGAGAGTATTATAA
- a CDS encoding transcription initiation factor IIB gives MVEVERVRYSDTSEREKIRAMIKARKEKDKNLDVEKAKVQCPECGSRNLVQDYERAELVCSDCGLVVDAEFVDEGPEWRAFDHDQRMKRSRVGAPMTYTIHDKGLSTMIDWRNRDSYGKSISSKNRAQLYRLRKWQRRIRVSNATERNLAFALSELDRMASALGLPRTVRETAAVVYRKAVDKNLIRGRSIEGVAAAALYAACRQCSVPRTLDEIGEVSRVSRKEIGRTYRFISRELSLKLMPTSPIDYVPRFCSGLNLKGEVQSRGVEILRQASEKELTSGRGPTGVAAAAIYIASILCGERRTQREVADVAGVTEVTIRNRYKELAEELDIEIIL, from the coding sequence ATGGTCGAAGTTGAAAGGGTACGATATTCCGATACTTCCGAGAGGGAGAAGATACGTGCAATGATTAAAGCACGTAAAGAAAAAGATAAGAATTTAGATGTAGAAAAAGCGAAGGTCCAGTGTCCGGAATGTGGAAGCCGTAACCTTGTACAGGACTATGAGAGGGCAGAGCTCGTATGTTCTGACTGTGGGCTTGTGGTCGACGCAGAGTTTGTTGATGAAGGACCTGAATGGCGTGCTTTCGATCATGACCAGAGAATGAAGCGTTCCCGTGTGGGCGCACCAATGACCTACACGATACATGACAAAGGTCTGTCTACTATGATAGACTGGAGAAACCGTGACTCATACGGTAAATCAATTTCATCAAAGAACAGGGCTCAGCTGTACAGGCTAAGAAAATGGCAACGTAGGATAAGAGTAAGCAACGCTACGGAAAGGAACCTTGCATTCGCACTGTCCGAACTTGACCGTATGGCATCAGCTCTTGGTCTGCCAAGGACAGTTCGTGAAACTGCCGCTGTAGTATATAGGAAAGCAGTCGATAAGAACCTCATCCGTGGAAGAAGTATTGAAGGTGTTGCAGCAGCAGCATTGTATGCAGCATGCCGCCAGTGCAGTGTCCCAAGGACACTTGACGAGATTGGAGAAGTATCAAGGGTAAGCAGGAAAGAGATCGGCAGGACATACCGTTTCATTTCAAGAGAACTGTCCCTCAAACTCATGCCAACCTCACCAATAGATTATGTCCCAAGATTCTGTTCAGGACTTAACCTTAAAGGTGAAGTACAGTCCAGAGGTGTTGAGATCCTCAGGCAGGCTTCCGAGAAAGAACTTACCAGTGGCCGTGGACCAACCGGTGTTGCAGCAGCAGCAATTTACATTGCATCCATCCTTTGTGGAGAGCGCCGTACACAGCGTGAGGTCGCAGATGTTGCAGGTGTGACAGAAGTCACTATCCGTAACAGGTACAAAGAGCTTGCAGAAGAGCTTGACATAGAGATCATTCTCTAA
- the ppdK gene encoding pyruvate, phosphate dikinase translates to MADNKFVYFFGNEETEGKNSMKDLLGGKGANLAEMANLGIPVPPGFTITTEVCLLYLDKGVYPTEVIDQINNAILKLEKVTGKKFGNNENPLLISVRSGARVSMPGMMDTVLNLGLNDDTVAGLAKKTGNERFAYDSYRRFLTMFGDVVLDIQHHKFESALSEKKQKLGVVLDTDLNADALKGLVETFKSIIRDETGKDFPQDPRKQLQMAIDAVFNSWNNQRAITYRRLNNIPGEWGTAVNVQSMVYGNMGETSGTGVAFTRDPATGDKRFFGEYLMNAQGEDVVAGIRTPESIVTLENTMPESYAKLEEIYKKLENHFSDMQDIEFTIEEGKLFMLQTRAGKRTAAAALKIAVDMVNEGLIDKRTALMRVSPEQIDRLLHPTIDSQAEYEVLATGLPASPGAAVGKVVFTAEHAEEMAKNNEKVILVRTETSPEDIGGMDAAQGILTVRGGMTSHAAVVARGMGKPCVAGCGAVSIDMSSLTFTVCDVTVNEGDYVTLDGTTGALIIGEVDLITPTVSGELDVLLSWADEVREMGVRTNADTPHDAQVAREFGAEGIGLCRTEHMFFGEDRIPAVRDMILAEDTNVRKAALDKLLPMQKEDFMGIFKVMEGYPVTIRLLDPPLHEFLPKHEELADKLRAVEAAGGSSKEMEDIKRLMERVDSMVETNPMLGHRGCRLGITYPEIYKMQVQAIIEAACELKSSGMDIVPEIMVPLISHVNELSSAKKDLVEVAESVMAKNGVKLDYLVGTMIELPRAALTADQIAKEAEFFSFGTNDLTQTTFGFSRDDAGKFLPFYIENSILTNDPFAVLDQEGVGELVRIGIEKGRSTRPDLKIGICGEHGGEPSSVKFGYNIGLNYVSCSPFRVPIARLSAAQAVIEKQDNS, encoded by the coding sequence GTGGCAGATAATAAATTCGTATATTTTTTCGGAAACGAAGAAACTGAAGGTAAAAATAGTATGAAAGATCTGCTGGGTGGCAAAGGTGCCAACCTTGCAGAGATGGCCAATCTGGGAATCCCTGTTCCACCAGGATTCACCATAACAACTGAGGTTTGTTTACTTTATCTTGATAAGGGGGTTTATCCAACCGAGGTTATTGACCAGATAAATAATGCAATATTAAAACTCGAAAAGGTAACTGGCAAAAAGTTCGGAAACAATGAGAACCCTTTGCTTATTTCAGTAAGGTCCGGTGCACGGGTTTCTATGCCTGGCATGATGGACACTGTTTTAAACCTAGGGTTAAATGATGATACTGTAGCAGGTCTGGCAAAGAAGACTGGCAATGAAAGATTCGCTTATGACAGCTACCGCAGGTTCCTCACCATGTTCGGTGATGTTGTGCTGGATATTCAACATCACAAGTTCGAATCGGCTCTAAGTGAGAAAAAACAAAAGCTGGGTGTTGTTCTTGACACTGATCTCAATGCTGATGCCCTTAAGGGACTTGTTGAAACATTCAAGTCTATAATAAGGGATGAAACTGGCAAAGATTTCCCTCAGGACCCACGCAAGCAGCTCCAAATGGCAATTGATGCTGTGTTCAATTCATGGAACAACCAGCGTGCGATCACTTACAGGCGCCTTAACAATATTCCTGGTGAATGGGGTACAGCTGTAAACGTTCAATCAATGGTCTATGGTAACATGGGTGAAACCTCTGGTACCGGAGTGGCATTCACAAGAGATCCTGCGACAGGAGATAAACGCTTCTTTGGCGAGTATCTTATGAATGCGCAGGGTGAGGATGTTGTTGCAGGTATCAGGACTCCTGAGTCAATAGTGACCCTCGAGAATACAATGCCAGAATCTTATGCAAAACTTGAAGAGATATATAAGAAGCTGGAAAATCACTTTAGTGATATGCAGGATATCGAGTTTACCATTGAAGAGGGCAAATTATTCATGCTGCAAACAAGAGCAGGTAAACGAACTGCTGCTGCTGCACTGAAAATCGCTGTTGATATGGTCAATGAAGGACTCATTGATAAACGAACAGCTCTTATGCGTGTCTCTCCTGAACAAATTGATCGTCTTTTACATCCAACAATTGATTCCCAAGCTGAATATGAAGTTCTTGCCACAGGTCTTCCTGCATCTCCGGGTGCTGCTGTTGGTAAAGTTGTTTTCACCGCAGAACATGCAGAGGAAATGGCAAAGAACAATGAAAAGGTCATTCTTGTCCGTACAGAGACCTCTCCTGAGGATATAGGCGGCATGGATGCTGCACAGGGAATCCTCACTGTAAGGGGAGGTATGACATCTCATGCAGCCGTAGTTGCAAGAGGTATGGGTAAACCCTGTGTAGCCGGATGTGGCGCAGTCAGTATTGATATGAGCAGTTTAACATTCACAGTCTGCGATGTTACTGTGAATGAAGGTGATTATGTTACTCTGGATGGAACCACTGGTGCTCTCATCATTGGTGAAGTTGACCTTATCACTCCGACTGTAAGCGGTGAACTTGATGTACTACTTTCCTGGGCGGATGAAGTAAGGGAGATGGGTGTCAGGACAAATGCAGACACACCACATGATGCTCAGGTTGCCAGGGAATTTGGTGCTGAAGGTATCGGACTTTGCAGAACCGAGCATATGTTCTTTGGCGAGGACCGTATTCCTGCAGTAAGGGATATGATTCTGGCTGAAGATACCAATGTAAGAAAAGCAGCTCTCGATAAACTTCTTCCAATGCAGAAAGAAGATTTCATGGGTATCTTCAAGGTAATGGAAGGTTATCCTGTAACCATCCGTCTTCTTGATCCGCCTTTGCACGAGTTCCTTCCGAAACATGAAGAACTTGCAGATAAACTAAGGGCAGTTGAGGCGGCAGGTGGCAGTTCCAAAGAGATGGAAGATATCAAAAGGCTGATGGAACGTGTTGACTCTATGGTAGAGACCAATCCGATGCTCGGCCACCGTGGTTGCCGTCTTGGTATCACATACCCTGAAATTTACAAGATGCAGGTCCAGGCTATCATCGAAGCGGCATGTGAGCTTAAATCAAGTGGTATGGACATTGTTCCTGAAATAATGGTCCCTCTGATATCTCATGTCAATGAACTTAGTTCCGCCAAGAAGGATCTTGTTGAAGTTGCAGAATCCGTGATGGCCAAAAATGGTGTAAAACTGGATTATCTTGTAGGTACAATGATCGAACTTCCAAGAGCTGCTCTGACTGCAGATCAGATTGCAAAGGAGGCAGAGTTCTTCTCATTTGGAACTAATGATCTTACACAGACAACATTTGGTTTCAGCAGGGATGATGCAGGTAAGTTCCTTCCATTCTATATCGAGAATTCCATACTTACAAACGATCCTTTCGCAGTCCTTGATCAGGAAGGCGTTGGTGAGCTTGTCAGGATTGGTATTGAAAAGGGACGTTCCACAAGACCTGATCTTAAGATTGGTATATGTGGTGAACATGGTGGAGAACCAAGCTCTGTGAAGTTCGGATATAATATCGGACTGAACTATGTAAGTTGCTCTCCTTTCCGTGTGCCAATAGCAAGACTTTCCGCAGCACAGGCTGTAATTGAAAAACAGGATAACTCCTGA
- a CDS encoding LysE family transporter, translating to MFELLEMLTIGFAVGMTGALVPGPMLFATIDSSLKKGWRAGPEIFIGHAILEFLVCILIIFGITAVSDNTVLAISIAGGATLVVFGILTMRNAKGAASSIHEHGTTNSNPVLAGIITSASNPYFWLWWVAAGSALVLKGLEISILAAAMFVIGHWFADLGYFTVVSTSFSKGKRLMSPKVYERVLMSCGLFLVLFGSWFIIGT from the coding sequence ATGTTCGAACTACTGGAAATGCTGACAATAGGTTTTGCCGTGGGCATGACAGGTGCACTTGTACCTGGACCAATGCTTTTTGCCACGATAGACTCCTCCCTGAAAAAAGGATGGAGAGCAGGCCCCGAGATTTTCATAGGTCATGCGATTCTGGAGTTTCTGGTGTGCATATTGATAATATTTGGCATTACAGCGGTTAGCGACAATACAGTTCTTGCAATCTCCATAGCAGGAGGAGCCACACTTGTTGTGTTCGGTATCCTTACCATGAGAAATGCAAAAGGTGCAGCAAGTTCAATACATGAGCATGGGACCACAAACTCAAATCCAGTGCTTGCCGGAATAATCACTTCTGCCTCAAACCCATATTTCTGGTTGTGGTGGGTGGCTGCCGGAAGCGCCCTTGTCCTTAAGGGACTTGAGATAAGCATACTTGCAGCGGCGATGTTCGTGATAGGGCACTGGTTTGCAGACCTTGGCTATTTTACGGTTGTATCCACATCATTCAGTAAAGGAAAGAGGCTCATGTCCCCAAAAGTTTATGAAAGGGTACTGATGTCTTGTGGTCTGTTCCTTGTCCTGTTCGGGTCATGGTTTATTATAGGTACGTAA
- a CDS encoding polyprenyl synthetase family protein has product MDLIEEIKKRSVHVDKGIEEYLPIDKPYELYKAARYLPDAGGKRLRPATVILAAEAVGSDLETVLPAAVAVELVHNFTLVHDDIMDRDDIRRGMPAVHVKWGEAGAILAGDTLYSKAFEILTHASGDPERILKCIDILSKTCRDICEGQWMDVEFESRTDVTKEEYLEMIEKKTGVLYAASMEIGAILGGASEEVADAFYECGRLIGIAFQIYDDVIDMTTPEEVLGKVRGSDLMEGKKTLIAIHALNKGVELKIFGKGEATTEEINEAVHQLEEAGSIDYVRDLALSYVAKGKELLDVVEESEAKTILLAIADYMITRSY; this is encoded by the coding sequence ATGGATTTGATTGAAGAGATTAAAAAACGTTCAGTGCATGTCGATAAAGGTATTGAGGAATACCTTCCTATAGACAAGCCATATGAACTTTATAAAGCAGCCAGATACCTTCCTGACGCCGGAGGTAAAAGACTTCGTCCGGCAACTGTAATTCTTGCTGCAGAAGCCGTAGGTTCTGATCTTGAAACGGTTCTTCCAGCCGCTGTGGCCGTGGAACTGGTCCATAATTTCACACTTGTCCATGATGATATAATGGACAGGGATGACATACGCCGCGGAATGCCTGCAGTCCATGTAAAATGGGGAGAAGCAGGAGCCATCCTTGCAGGTGATACCCTTTACTCAAAGGCTTTTGAGATACTTACACATGCATCAGGAGATCCAGAGCGCATACTGAAGTGTATCGACATACTTTCCAAGACATGCAGAGATATCTGCGAAGGACAATGGATGGACGTGGAGTTTGAGAGTCGCACAGATGTTACAAAGGAAGAATATCTCGAAATGATCGAGAAGAAAACCGGTGTGCTCTATGCCGCTTCCATGGAAATTGGCGCGATTCTTGGCGGTGCATCTGAAGAAGTTGCTGATGCATTCTACGAATGTGGAAGGTTGATAGGTATCGCTTTCCAGATCTACGATGATGTCATTGACATGACAACTCCTGAAGAAGTACTTGGAAAGGTCAGAGGCAGTGACCTTATGGAAGGTAAGAAGACACTCATAGCCATACATGCCCTGAACAAGGGTGTAGAACTTAAGATCTTTGGAAAGGGAGAGGCTACAACAGAAGAGATCAATGAAGCAGTTCACCAGCTCGAAGAAGCAGGATCCATAGATTATGTAAGAGACCTTGCACTGTCCTACGTGGCAAAAGGTAAAGAGCTTCTTGATGTTGTTGAAGAGTCAGAAGCAAAGACTATACTTCTGGCAATTGCAGATTATATGATCACAAGATCATATTGA
- a CDS encoding cache domain-containing protein, with protein MSVEKNFSVFDPSIRFEHREFYEEIVNELNVIIPVCFYGEAIAVAISENSVERDQIIELMKHVEGFSRQLLQITKKLFDQYYIAKEEQHESILHTTAYNKINTLDRNLLERTCDVRWWALETAFSDCIAFYEKTKQNAVSILQIMGEGQSQSQPQEPAITEGTDASLSAAELNINSQIADELRNFPELLKDGALKDFIGRFKHFCHASQAGDKNQKALESFLQNMVDLDSKISFACDRLEDIKTSYTLYRDLVIADSEGYVIANSNSLRRSDVLGIRVNDEDWFTRALKTKNGTEYIAEDICPSKVEEQLSLVYSTAVREDSNEDGNVLGAMGIYFDFQGEAKIILDEYMPLTQEGIIQDGCYSMFTSSDGKIIASTDEDILEVGTKAHIPRNNRALVDGGQANAYMAFEGVESAIFSSRTDGYLEYRGLGWSSHIILPKSHIFVDTIEDGGYNIESKELMNSNINPDINKQTYAKIQNDKTEILLISINGTIYGSKMGVRGDQLGPIFNQITQSSNFITSKMEGLLQEMAAVELQLNLKTLENFAKQAIDLIDRNLFERSADIRWWSTDEYFWKALLNPSEEEFMKASDRLKVINGSYTMYRNLFLADLNGVIRACSNTELMSELSELDVSDHIWFEEGARTSRSSQYAVQDVMNSSLEKDKQRSLIYAGGVRKNGEREGKSIGVLGVLFDWDTEAKTILSTCLPKDRKGEIIPGSVAVYVNHDFEVIETTGNEDFSVGSILTLPDEVSALHSGEKISGLFEFNDQKYIYGACKTKGYREYPGLNWIACVLRPISTSA; from the coding sequence ATGAGTGTGGAAAAAAATTTCAGTGTTTTTGATCCTTCAATACGTTTTGAACATCGTGAGTTCTATGAAGAAATTGTCAATGAACTGAATGTTATTATCCCGGTATGTTTTTATGGAGAAGCCATAGCTGTTGCAATCAGTGAAAATTCAGTAGAACGGGATCAAATCATCGAATTGATGAAACATGTGGAAGGTTTCTCTAGACAGTTATTACAGATTACAAAGAAATTATTTGATCAATATTATATCGCCAAAGAGGAACAACATGAATCAATTCTTCATACTACTGCTTATAATAAGATCAACACTCTGGACAGGAATCTTCTTGAGCGGACTTGCGATGTAAGATGGTGGGCACTGGAAACAGCTTTTAGCGATTGCATTGCATTTTACGAAAAAACCAAACAAAACGCGGTATCTATTTTGCAAATTATGGGGGAAGGCCAAAGTCAGTCTCAACCCCAAGAGCCGGCAATTACTGAAGGAACAGATGCTTCTCTTTCAGCGGCAGAATTAAATATAAATTCTCAGATCGCCGACGAACTTAGAAATTTCCCCGAATTATTAAAAGATGGAGCATTAAAGGACTTTATCGGAAGATTTAAGCACTTTTGCCATGCGTCTCAGGCTGGGGACAAAAATCAAAAGGCTCTGGAAAGTTTTTTGCAAAATATGGTGGATCTGGATTCTAAGATCTCCTTTGCCTGCGATCGGTTGGAAGATATCAAGACCTCCTATACACTTTATAGGGATCTGGTCATTGCCGATTCTGAAGGATATGTCATCGCTAATTCAAACAGCCTTAGAAGATCAGACGTTTTAGGTATAAGGGTAAACGATGAAGATTGGTTTACTAGGGCTTTGAAAACTAAAAACGGAACAGAATATATTGCTGAGGATATTTGTCCATCTAAAGTAGAGGAGCAGCTTTCTCTTGTATATTCCACTGCTGTTCGTGAAGATAGCAATGAGGATGGCAACGTGCTTGGGGCCATGGGTATCTATTTTGATTTTCAGGGAGAGGCCAAAATCATCCTGGATGAATATATGCCTTTAACTCAGGAAGGCATCATACAGGATGGCTGTTATTCGATGTTTACCAGTAGTGATGGAAAAATTATTGCCTCCACAGATGAAGATATACTCGAGGTTGGGACAAAAGCGCATATTCCACGAAATAACCGTGCCTTAGTTGATGGAGGGCAGGCTAATGCCTATATGGCCTTTGAAGGGGTCGAATCTGCCATATTTTCTTCCAGAACAGACGGTTATCTGGAATATCGCGGGCTTGGTTGGAGTTCCCATATCATTCTTCCCAAATCACATATTTTTGTGGACACAATCGAAGATGGTGGATATAATATTGAATCAAAAGAGTTAATGAATTCCAATATCAACCCGGATATCAATAAGCAGACCTATGCAAAAATACAAAATGACAAAACTGAAATTTTATTGATATCGATTAACGGGACCATATACGGCTCAAAAATGGGAGTACGCGGTGATCAGTTGGGGCCAATTTTCAATCAGATCACACAATCCAGCAATTTCATTACGTCTAAAATGGAAGGGCTGCTGCAGGAGATGGCAGCTGTTGAACTGCAGTTGAATTTAAAGACACTGGAAAACTTTGCTAAACAGGCCATCGATCTAATTGATCGAAATCTCTTTGAAAGGTCGGCTGATATTCGCTGGTGGTCAACTGATGAATATTTCTGGAAAGCGCTATTAAATCCATCTGAAGAGGAATTCATGAAAGCCAGTGATCGGCTAAAAGTTATCAATGGCAGTTATACCATGTATAGGAATCTGTTTTTAGCGGACTTGAATGGAGTTATCAGGGCCTGTTCAAATACAGAGTTAATGAGTGAACTTAGTGAACTTGATGTGTCAGATCATATCTGGTTTGAGGAAGGGGCCCGTACTTCACGATCAAGTCAATATGCTGTTCAGGACGTCATGAATTCCTCTCTGGAAAAGGATAAGCAGCGGTCTCTGATATATGCCGGCGGCGTTCGCAAAAATGGCGAGCGGGAAGGTAAATCTATAGGAGTACTTGGGGTCCTGTTCGATTGGGATACTGAAGCGAAAACGATATTGTCAACATGTCTTCCTAAAGACAGGAAAGGCGAGATTATCCCTGGCAGTGTTGCTGTGTACGTTAACCATGATTTTGAAGTGATTGAAACAACAGGCAACGAGGATTTTTCCGTTGGTTCTATTCTTACCCTTCCCGATGAAGTCTCTGCTCTACATTCAGGAGAGAAAATTTCCGGCCTTTTTGAATTTAATGATCAAAAATATATCTATGGTGCATGCAAAACCAAGGGATACCGGGAATATCCGGGTTTGAACTGGATTGCCTGTGTTCTGAGGCCAATTTCTACAAGTGCCTGA